A genome region from Cucurbita pepo subsp. pepo cultivar mu-cu-16 chromosome LG02, ASM280686v2, whole genome shotgun sequence includes the following:
- the LOC111789371 gene encoding uncharacterized protein LOC111789371, with translation MDSFAANKSKKKFFPCFRSTASSGPVRTVRGVDAADEQVFPFMAVEERNGMMLHNVQPFDGCGNVSGRQKKGGGGGALSRALKAVLFGTSLAKKIRKRKRKQKENSNEENQRRQLLSSISSRSSDPNFRNYSTCSSRISAPFSSASFCSSSPTSPEINEISFRFHPTASNRLFRQINLRKTSRCWFVLLVGLLSLILWEKIGATVCTSIWILCFHFYRREIGFRSPDDKASAAAMSSDEYKKRTILEGFLNRDRSAVRNSITHID, from the exons ATGGACTCCTTCGCTGCAAACAAATCGAAGAAGAAGTTCTTTCCGTGTTTCCGATCGACGGCTTCCAGCGGCCCTGTCAGGACGGTGCGAGGTGTGGACGCTGCAGACGAACAGGTTTTTCCGTTCATGGCGGTGGAAGAGAGGAACGGTATGATGCTTCACAATGTGCAGCCGTTTGATGGATGCGGCAACGTTTCTGGTCGCCAGAAAAAGGGAGGCGGCGGTGGTGCTTTGTCGCGTGCGCTTAAGGCCGTCTTATTCGGAACTTCATTG GCGAAGAAGATCAGAAAAAGGAAACGAAAACAGAAGGAAAATTCGAATGAGGAGAATCAGAGACGTCAACTTCTGTCTTCAATTAGCAGCAGATCATCAGATCCAAATTTCCGCAACTATTCTACCTGTTCTTCGCGCATTTCTGCGCCATTTTCATCCGCCTCATTCTGCAGTTCGTCTCCTACCTCCCCGGAAATCAACGAAATATCATTTCGATTTCATCCAACTGCCTCGAATCGCTTGTTCAGGCAGATTAATCTCAGAAAAACCTCCCGCTGTTGGTTTGTTCTATTGGTAGGTCTTCTAAGCTTGATTTTATGGGAAAAAATCGGAGCTACTGTGTGCACTTCGATTTGGATCCTCTGTTTCCATTTTTACCGCCGTGAAATCGGATTCAGGTCGCCGGACGACAAGGCCAGTGCGGCGGCCATGAGTTCCGACGAATACAAGAAGAGAACCATCCTGGAAGGATTTCTGAACAGAGATCGTTCGGCTGTTCGTAATTCAATCACACACATTGATTGA